A genomic stretch from Theobroma cacao cultivar B97-61/B2 chromosome 4, Criollo_cocoa_genome_V2, whole genome shotgun sequence includes:
- the LOC18602311 gene encoding uncharacterized protein LOC18602311, translated as MSRSPRKLKFYFVKVWPYQDTSGKFKIQQAEKLIEKLNQQIIPIRDEYYKIQNARSELNHLRIRESHFLNAVYWKETKLDRLKAALDKLNFAKTAAYKRGSTSSSTSSSGECDFHSVGHWMLHGCSNLATEKKLLKQIPGIQHDKIDSSILVASINILTGCMHERKSAIVKQQCRRLKQMVAEISAVNACRN; from the exons ATGTCTCGATCTCCAAGAAAACTCAAATTCTACTTCGTCAAGGTTTGGCCTTATCAAGATACGTCtggaaaattcaaaattcaacaGGCTGAGAAGCTGATTGAAAAACTTAATCAACAGATAATTCCCATACGTGATGAATACTACAAAATACAG AATGCTCGTTCAGAATTAAATCATCTAAGAATTCGCGAGTCGCACTTCCTTAACGCAGTATATTGGAAAGAAACCAAACTGGATAGATTAAAAGCAGCTCTAGACAAGCTGAATTTTGCCAAAACTGCTGCATATAAAAGAGGAAGCACCAGTTCCAGCACTTCATCATCAGGAGAATGTGATTTTCAT AGTGTAGGTCACTGGATGCTACATGGATGCAGCAATTTGGCAACAGAAAAGAAACTCTTAAAACAGATCCCTGGAATCCAACATGATAAGATCGATTCAAGTATTCTAGTGGCGTCAATAAATAT ACTCACTGGTTGTATGCACGAACGCAAGTCAGCAATTGTGAAACAACAATGTCGAAGATTAAAGCAAATGGTAGCAGAAATAAGTGCTGTCAATGCTTGCAGAAATTGA